The following nucleotide sequence is from Peptostreptococcaceae bacterium.
CTAAGGTTGTCGTTATTGACCGGAAGAATCAAAATGAAGGGGTTTTTGAATTAATTGATGGCGAGTGGAATTTGATTTCATATATTTTTGCCACTACTGGAGAAAAGTCCACATACAAGCTTCCGACTTCTTTAGGGTATTGGATGGTAATTAACACTCGACCGAAATTTATTTATTTAGACGACATAACAAAAGAAGTGGCCGGATACGCCCCATATACAATCAGATTCAATGCCGGAGCGTACATCCATGGGGTGCCGGTGAACTATAATAAAGTGAATGGTGTGAACGTGGATCCGGGAATGAAGGAATATCTATTTACGATAGGAACTGTTCCGCGCTCCCACAAGTGTGTGAGAAATTATACAAGCCATGCGAAGTTCCTGTATGAATGGGTAGAAGTAGGTAAATCATCAGTTATTGTAATAGAATAAATAAGGGAGTGCATCCATAAAGGGTGCACTCTTTTAAAGATATTATATTGTTGTTGATATATTTATAGTGAAAAGGGATGAGTTTGCCTTTATAATTGAATAAGAACATATAAATTGAAAGAGGTGCGGGATGAAGAAAAGAAAAGGAATCATATCAATTTTATTTTTATTGACCATTGTATTGATGTTTGCAGGTTGCGAAGACAAGGGAGCCCTGCCTTCAGAAAGCGAAAATGATGAAGAGCAAGCTGGTGAAAAAGTGGTTTCTGAAGGCTTCGAAGAAGTCGAAAAAATAGAAGGGGAAGAAACAGCCGGAGAGGAAACAGCAGTTGAAGACGGAAACAATGATGAATTGCTCTACATCAGTGCCAGTGTTTTGAATGTACGAAGCGACAGCGAAGCAAATGCATCGATTGTAGGCAAAATCATCAAGGGGTCTCAGGTTTCTGTAATTGAAACCGTGTTTGAAGAAGATGGTTCTCCTGCGTGGTACAAGATTTTTTATGAGCATAAGAATGGCGATTCCGGATGGGTTTCGGCAGAGTATACAGTAATGGACAAGATGGAGCTTCTTGGCCCTGGGTATGAGAATATCGATTTTTCTCCCCAAATAAAGGGTGATTATGCGAGTAATCCAAGAATAACGACAAACGGAATATACCTTACATCTTATTCGGCAGGTAGCAGCAGGGTTGACACATTGCTTGAGCTTGCGGACAAGACACGCATAAACGCATTCGTAATAAACATGAAGGATGATAATGGAAGCATGTTGTTTGAAACCGAAACGGCGGCGAGATTGAATCCGAGCGCAAACAAGAGTGTCCCGGTTAAAGATATAGATGCTCTTATGAAGAAACTAAAGGAACACGACATCTATACTATAGCCAGAATCGTATGCTTCGTGGATCCAAAGTATGTTAAGGAACATCCGGAGTCGGGAGTTGTTTACAAGGACAGCGGCGCTCCCTTATATTTCAAAGATAATGTGCAGTGGAGCAGTGCCTACGATAGGGGACTTTGGGAATATATTGTGGGAGTGGCAAAGGAAGCCGCTGAAGCCGGCTTCAATGAAATACAGTTTGACTATGTAAGGTTCCCGACATCGAATGGTGGAAAGAAAGATGCATATTTGGATTATAAGAACAAGCTTGGAGAGTCGAAACCGCTTGCTGTGCAGAATTTCCTAAAGTACGCCAGAGAGGAACTTGATCCTTACGAAGTATATATCTCGGCCGATGTATTTGGACTGGTTGGGTCGGTGGGAGACGATATGGGAATCGGGCAGTATTGGGAGGCAATAAGCAACGTTGTGGATTATATATCACCGATGATGTATCCTAG
It contains:
- a CDS encoding SH3 domain-containing protein; translated protein: MKKRKGIISILFLLTIVLMFAGCEDKGALPSESENDEEQAGEKVVSEGFEEVEKIEGEETAGEETAVEDGNNDELLYISASVLNVRSDSEANASIVGKIIKGSQVSVIETVFEEDGSPAWYKIFYEHKNGDSGWVSAEYTVMDKMELLGPGYENIDFSPQIKGDYASNPRITTNGIYLTSYSAGSSRVDTLLELADKTRINAFVINMKDDNGSMLFETETAARLNPSANKSVPVKDIDALMKKLKEHDIYTIARIVCFVDPKYVKEHPESGVVYKDSGAPLYFKDNVQWSSAYDRGLWEYIVGVAKEAAEAGFNEIQFDYVRFPTSNGGKKDAYLDYKNKLGESKPLAVQNFLKYAREELDPYEVYISADVFGLVGSVGDDMGIGQYWEAISNVVDYISPMMYPSHYGPGVYGLSVPDAFPYETIYRCTRDSVMKNKNIETPAIIRPWIQDFTASYVKGHISYGADQIRAQIKGLDDNGVGGFILWNPSNKYDEGGLEKE